From Bos indicus isolate NIAB-ARS_2022 breed Sahiwal x Tharparkar chromosome 4, NIAB-ARS_B.indTharparkar_mat_pri_1.0, whole genome shotgun sequence, the proteins below share one genomic window:
- the LOC109557959 gene encoding olfactory receptor 9A4-like — translation MLKNYSSTTEFYLLGFPGSKELHNILFATFFFFYLVTVMGNILIIVIVCVDKRLQTPMYFFLGHLSALEMLTTTVTVPLMLWGLLLPGMQAISLTACCVQLYLYLSLGISEFILFAVMAVDHYVAVCNPLRYTIIMNSHTCLWVVIVSWVFGFLFEIWPVYVTFHLTFCKSNVLDHFYCDRGQLFKLSCDDSHFTEFILFLMAVFVLFGSLIPTIVSYTYIISTILKIPSGSGQWKAFSTCASHFTCVVIGYSSCLFLFVKPKQTQAAEYNRVASLMVLVVTPCLNPFIFTLRNDKFTGVFRDAMKSCYRLLKA, via the coding sequence ATGTTGAAAAATTACTCTAGCACCACGGAATTTTATCTCCTTGGCTTCCCTGGCTCTAAAGAACTGCACAATATTCTTTTtgccactttctttttcttctacttgGTGACAGTGATGGGAAATATCCTCATTATTGTGATTGTCTGTGTTGATAAACGTCTGCAGacccccatgtatttcttcctgggTCACCTCTCTGCCCTAGAGATGCTGACCACAACTGTGACTGTCCCCTTGATGCTCTGGGGTCTGCTACTTCCTGGGATGCAGGCAATATCCTTGACTGCCTGTTGTGTACAACTGTATTTGTACCTGTCTTTGGGAATATCAGAGTTCATATTATTTGCTGTGATGGCTGTGGACCATTACGTGGCTGTCTGTAACCCTCTGCGGTACACCATCATTATGAACAGCCACACCTGTCTCTGGGTGGTAATTGTGTCCTGGGTGTTTGGCTTCCTGTTTGAAATCTGGCCAGTCTATGTCACGTTTCATCTTACTTTCTGCAAATCAAATGTGCTAGACCATTTTTACTGTGACCGAGGACAGCTATTCAAGCTATCGTGTGATGATAGCCATTTCactgaatttattctttttttaatggctgttttTGTACTTTTTGGTTCTTTGATCCCTACAATTGTCTCCTACACCTACATCATCTCCACCATCCTCAAGATCCCTTCAGGATCTGGCCAGTGGAAAGCCTTCTCTACATGTGCCTCCCACTTCACCTGTGTTGTGATCGGCTACAGCAGCTGTTTGTTCCTGTTTGTGAAACCCAAGCAAACACAGGCCGCTGAGTACAACAGGGTAGCATCACTGATGGTTTTAGTCGTAACCCCATGTCTGAACCCTTTTATCTTCACCCTCCGAAATGACAAATTCACAGGGGTGTTTCGAGATGCCATGAAAAGCTGCTATCGACTCCTCAAGGCTTAG